In Fodinibius saliphilus, a genomic segment contains:
- a CDS encoding ferredoxin encodes MAEGTDLEGTVTLLNGEEVDADEIMEPLSDDFYFIVPDKCTECTGFHDEEQCIAFCPVPDCIIVHPDFEESEDKLMERHDFLHED; translated from the coding sequence ATGGCAGAAGGCACAGACCTCGAAGGAACAGTAACCCTCTTAAATGGTGAAGAAGTAGATGCTGACGAAATTATGGAGCCACTTTCCGACGATTTCTATTTCATCGTACCAGATAAATGCACTGAATGCACGGGTTTTCATGACGAAGAGCAATGTATAGCCTTTTGTCCAGTACCCGATTGTATTATTGTCCATCCAGACTTCGAAGAATCTGAAGATAAATTAATGGAGCGCCACGATTTTCTACATGAAGATTAA
- a CDS encoding 2-oxoacid:acceptor oxidoreductase subunit alpha, with amino-acid sequence MPNTKSKMKMRKAVVRFSGDSGDGMQLTGEIFSQSSGSAGNDLTTIPDFPAEIRAPQGSIGGVSSFQIQIGGTEIYTPGDEVDVLVALNPAALSANIKFLKPGGTIIADRDNFNKKYLKKAGYNENPLDDGSLHDYQVVPAPASSLTKDALKDLGLDMQSVSRSKNMFALGIVYHLFNRPMEPTIDFFEKKFKGKPKIIQANMRALKAGYYYAETTDVLPASIVIPPADLPKGTYRNIDGNTAIAWGALAAAKKSNKKLSLSSYPITPASEILHEIAARKDQGAIVLQAEDEIAAISAAIGASYAGNLSITSTSGPGVSLKTEAMGLAVIAELPLVVINVQRSGPSTGLPTKTEQGDLSQALYGRHGEAPMIVIAASSPDDCFFYGYQACRLAMEHMTPVVLLSDSYLASGKSPWRIPSLDELPDINISEFNGNLEDWGPYLREQKFLNRYWKKPGEPGFEHRIGGLEKEDISGHLTYDPENHEKMVQMRQDKVNRVAKKLPNQEVTGAQSGDLLVVGWGSSYGAINAAIMELIEEGHHNVGFTNFNYISPLPKNTADIFDRFEQILVCELNKGQFANYLRTQLPQFAYDQFNKNQAQPFFTSEIKSEILKILEA; translated from the coding sequence ATGCCTAATACCAAATCAAAAATGAAAATGAGAAAGGCAGTTGTTCGATTTTCGGGTGATTCCGGAGATGGCATGCAACTGACTGGTGAAATATTTTCACAATCATCTGGATCTGCAGGAAATGACCTTACAACGATTCCCGATTTTCCAGCTGAGATTAGGGCCCCTCAGGGCAGTATAGGCGGGGTTTCAAGTTTCCAAATTCAAATTGGCGGCACAGAGATTTATACTCCCGGCGACGAGGTAGACGTATTGGTTGCCTTAAACCCGGCTGCGCTTTCCGCCAATATAAAGTTCTTGAAACCCGGCGGCACCATTATTGCTGACAGAGATAACTTCAACAAGAAGTATCTCAAGAAAGCGGGTTACAATGAAAACCCCCTCGATGACGGTTCCCTGCATGATTATCAAGTAGTACCAGCGCCGGCATCTTCTCTAACGAAAGATGCTCTGAAAGACTTAGGACTCGATATGCAATCGGTATCCCGAAGCAAAAATATGTTTGCTCTCGGAATCGTATATCATCTGTTCAATCGCCCCATGGAACCAACCATCGATTTCTTTGAGAAGAAATTTAAAGGCAAGCCCAAGATAATACAGGCAAATATGCGTGCCCTCAAGGCGGGTTATTATTATGCTGAAACAACAGACGTTCTCCCCGCCTCTATTGTGATTCCTCCGGCTGATCTGCCGAAAGGAACCTATAGAAATATCGACGGTAACACAGCGATAGCCTGGGGGGCTTTGGCAGCGGCGAAGAAAAGTAACAAAAAACTATCGCTTTCCTCTTACCCTATTACACCGGCTTCCGAGATTCTTCACGAGATTGCCGCCCGAAAAGACCAGGGAGCAATCGTATTGCAAGCCGAAGATGAGATTGCCGCAATTAGTGCTGCTATTGGCGCTTCTTATGCCGGCAACCTTTCCATCACAAGTACTTCTGGCCCCGGTGTTTCGCTTAAAACCGAAGCCATGGGGCTCGCGGTAATCGCAGAACTTCCACTTGTAGTTATCAACGTGCAGCGATCCGGGCCTTCTACCGGTCTCCCTACCAAGACGGAACAGGGTGACCTCTCTCAGGCACTTTACGGACGCCACGGAGAAGCTCCAATGATAGTTATAGCAGCGAGCTCTCCCGATGATTGCTTCTTCTACGGATACCAGGCCTGCCGACTAGCTATGGAGCATATGACACCCGTTGTACTGCTGTCTGATTCTTATCTCGCCAGCGGTAAAAGCCCATGGCGTATTCCATCACTTGATGAACTACCAGATATTAATATATCTGAATTTAACGGTAATCTCGAGGATTGGGGGCCTTACCTTCGAGAACAGAAATTCTTGAATCGATACTGGAAAAAACCTGGAGAGCCCGGCTTCGAACACCGTATCGGTGGACTTGAAAAAGAAGATATCAGCGGACATTTGACCTATGATCCCGAAAACCATGAAAAGATGGTCCAAATGCGGCAGGATAAAGTTAATCGTGTTGCCAAAAAACTTCCGAATCAGGAAGTAACGGGAGCACAATCCGGCGATCTGCTTGTTGTAGGATGGGGAAGCTCATATGGGGCGATAAATGCTGCCATTATGGAACTTATAGAAGAAGGACATCATAATGTAGGATTTACCAACTTCAACTACATTTCTCCCCTTCCGAAAAATACGGCTGATATATTTGATCGCTTCGAACAAATTCTGGTGTGTGAACTCAATAAAGGTCAATTCGCAAATTATTTACGAACGCAACTACCACAGTTTGCGTACGACCAGTTCAATAAAAATCAGGCGCAACCATTCTTTACGTCCGAAATTAAATCCGAGATTCTTAAGATACTAGAGGCTTAA
- a CDS encoding Dps family protein: MNIGIENQKREAVAENLQQLLADEMLIYVKTRNYHWNIEAINFSELHSFYEEQYIELEQIIDEVAERIRMLGHMSIGTMKDFLSYTHLSEQEYTTDAQEQLNQLINDQEAIIRFLRKCGRIFDEEYDDLGSSDFVIALMEQHEKMRWMLASHQA; the protein is encoded by the coding sequence ATGAACATTGGTATCGAAAATCAAAAAAGAGAAGCTGTAGCTGAAAATCTTCAACAGCTCCTTGCTGATGAAATGCTAATTTATGTTAAGACCCGTAACTATCACTGGAATATAGAGGCAATTAATTTTTCTGAGCTTCATAGCTTTTATGAGGAACAGTACATTGAGCTCGAGCAGATTATAGATGAGGTAGCCGAAAGGATAAGAATGCTAGGGCACATGAGCATTGGTACGATGAAAGACTTTCTAAGTTATACCCATTTGTCAGAACAGGAATACACAACCGACGCCCAAGAGCAACTGAACCAACTTATCAATGATCAAGAAGCCATCATACGTTTTCTGCGCAAATGCGGGCGAATTTTTGATGAAGAATATGATGATCTAGGAAGCAGTGATTTTGTAATAGCCCTGATGGAGCAACATGAAAAAATGCGCTGGATGTTAGCGTCCCATCAGGCCTGA
- a CDS encoding DsrE/DsrF/DrsH-like family protein, translating into MENLNTQTQGNGVPQIKSQPIEKVSIIISRGSLDGVYPGLIMANGARMEGIEVTVFFTFFGLEAVIDDKMDNLKVPTVGNPAMHIPTLLGSLPGMSAFATKKMKDEMEKLDIPPVREFVEMIHDTGAEMYACRATVDMFHLTKDDFCPQVDDVISVGKFYELSEGAQIIFT; encoded by the coding sequence ATGGAAAACTTAAACACACAAACACAGGGTAACGGAGTACCTCAAATTAAGTCGCAGCCCATTGAAAAAGTATCAATTATAATTTCTCGCGGATCTCTTGACGGGGTTTATCCTGGGCTTATCATGGCCAACGGTGCTCGCATGGAGGGAATAGAGGTAACGGTCTTTTTTACTTTCTTTGGGCTTGAGGCTGTTATAGATGACAAAATGGATAATCTTAAAGTGCCTACGGTTGGTAATCCGGCCATGCATATTCCCACATTACTTGGCAGTTTGCCCGGAATGTCTGCCTTTGCTACAAAAAAGATGAAGGATGAGATGGAAAAACTCGATATTCCGCCCGTTAGGGAATTTGTTGAGATGATCCATGATACGGGAGCTGAAATGTATGCCTGTCGTGCGACAGTAGATATGTTCCATCTGACCAAGGATGATTTTTGTCCTCAGGTAGATGATGTAATATCAGTGGGTAAATTTTATGAACTTTCTGAAGGAGCTCAGATCATATTCACATGA
- the nifJ gene encoding pyruvate:ferredoxin (flavodoxin) oxidoreductase: MPNKQVTIDANEAAAYVAHNLSEIVAIYPITPASPMGEWADEWSMKGKENIWGTVPDVVELQSEGGAAGAMHGALQTGAITATFTASQGLLLMLPNLYKIAGELTPAVVHVASRAVATHALSIFGDHSDSMTARLAGMGMLSSNSVQEAMDMSMIAHAATLESRIPFVHFFDGFRTSHEVQKVQQIPTDVMAQMIDEQWIIDHRNRALTPDAPVLRGTAQNPDVFFQARETVNQFYDACPAIVQKTMDTFAELTGREYQLFQYYGPNDAERIIILMGSGAETAHETVDKLNSDGEKVGIVKVRLFRPFSMNYLIQSLPKTVKGIAVMDRTKEPGSPGEPLYNDVLASLYENRIENWKSFDTEPRVINGRYGLSSKEFTPSMVKRIFDELEEDKPKNHFTIGIHDDITQTSLEWEKNGLKTDEERFEGLFYGLGSDGTVSANKNSIKIIGDNTDNFAQGYFVYDSKKSGATTVSHLRFGPNPIRSAYLIDKADFVACHQSQFLDRLDMLDKARDGATFLLNAPHEPDQVWKNLPEKVQQQIIDKNLDFYSIDAYEVARENGMGTRINTVMQTCFFAISEILPREEAILLIKDGIKKAYGSKGEKVLQSNYAAVDNSIENLHHIEVPEKATSDIEMRPAVPKEAPEYVQKVIGEIIAGNGDDLPSSVFEPDGTFPTGTTKWEKRNIAQEIPVLDPDICIQCGKCALVCPHAVIRMKAFDSDLLADAPETFKSMDAKGREWPDNTKVSIQVSPEDCTGCELCVEVCPVKDRKQVGRKAINMEPIQPLLEQESENWDFFVDLPEYDRSEIKQETVKGAQFLEPLFEFSGACAGCGETPYIKLITQLYGDRMVIANATGCSSIYGGNLPATPYTTNAQGLGPAWSNSLFEDNAEFGLGFRLTIDKQEAQARELLQSLNGDIDPKLKEELLNADQSTEPGIFEQRNRIALLKDQLEESDQKNAKLLRSIADYLAKKSVWIFGGDGWAYDIGYGGLDHVLASGRDVNILVMDTEVYSNTGGQCSKATPLGAVAKFAASGKRTSKKDLGLMSVSTGGAYVARIALGANDRQTMKAIMEAESYPGPSLIIAYSHCIAHGYDMKYGLNQQKLAVDSGYWPLFRFDPRKLDEGGNPFQLDSKAPKIQLEEYAYNEMRYLMLAKSRPKIAKELMKQAQKEVNEQWNVYEKMVSVYEQNGEAKKEHK, translated from the coding sequence GTGCCAAATAAACAAGTAACCATTGATGCCAATGAAGCAGCGGCTTACGTTGCCCATAATCTAAGTGAAATTGTTGCCATCTATCCCATTACACCAGCCTCACCAATGGGCGAATGGGCGGACGAATGGAGCATGAAGGGAAAGGAAAACATCTGGGGAACCGTTCCTGATGTTGTAGAACTGCAAAGTGAAGGTGGAGCAGCGGGTGCCATGCACGGCGCACTGCAAACAGGTGCGATCACAGCCACCTTTACTGCTTCGCAGGGCCTTCTGTTGATGCTTCCCAATCTCTATAAAATAGCGGGAGAATTAACACCGGCCGTTGTTCACGTTGCCTCACGGGCGGTAGCCACCCATGCTCTCTCCATTTTCGGCGATCACAGTGATTCGATGACTGCAAGACTTGCCGGAATGGGTATGCTGAGTTCCAATAGCGTGCAAGAAGCCATGGACATGTCCATGATCGCTCACGCGGCAACGCTCGAATCACGCATTCCTTTTGTTCACTTTTTTGATGGATTTCGAACTTCCCACGAGGTACAGAAAGTGCAACAGATCCCAACGGATGTAATGGCACAGATGATTGATGAGCAATGGATTATCGATCATAGAAACCGCGCACTTACTCCGGATGCCCCCGTACTAAGAGGTACGGCCCAGAACCCCGACGTATTCTTTCAGGCTCGTGAAACCGTAAACCAATTTTATGATGCCTGCCCTGCCATTGTTCAAAAAACGATGGATACATTCGCAGAACTTACAGGACGCGAATATCAGCTCTTCCAATATTATGGTCCCAACGATGCCGAACGCATAATAATTTTGATGGGATCCGGTGCGGAAACAGCCCACGAAACCGTAGATAAATTGAATAGTGACGGCGAAAAAGTTGGAATCGTCAAAGTACGCCTGTTCCGTCCGTTTAGCATGAATTACCTAATTCAATCTTTACCCAAAACTGTTAAAGGTATTGCGGTAATGGATCGAACCAAAGAACCAGGAAGCCCTGGTGAACCGCTATATAATGATGTATTAGCCAGTCTGTATGAGAACAGAATCGAAAACTGGAAATCATTTGATACCGAACCCAGAGTAATAAATGGACGGTACGGACTCTCTTCCAAGGAATTTACACCTTCCATGGTCAAGCGTATTTTTGACGAATTGGAGGAAGACAAACCGAAAAATCACTTTACCATTGGTATTCATGATGATATAACCCAAACCAGCCTCGAATGGGAGAAAAACGGCCTCAAAACTGATGAAGAACGATTTGAGGGACTGTTCTATGGACTGGGATCCGATGGTACAGTAAGCGCCAACAAGAATTCCATCAAAATTATCGGTGACAATACTGATAATTTTGCACAGGGCTATTTTGTTTACGATTCCAAAAAATCAGGTGCTACAACAGTCTCTCACCTGAGATTTGGTCCGAATCCAATCCGTTCTGCCTATTTGATTGATAAAGCGGATTTTGTGGCTTGTCACCAGTCGCAATTCCTTGATAGATTGGATATGCTCGACAAAGCTCGCGATGGTGCCACCTTCCTGCTCAATGCTCCGCATGAACCAGATCAGGTTTGGAAAAACCTTCCTGAAAAGGTGCAGCAACAGATTATTGACAAGAACCTTGACTTCTATAGCATCGACGCCTACGAAGTGGCGCGAGAAAATGGTATGGGAACACGCATCAACACAGTGATGCAGACCTGCTTCTTCGCCATTTCTGAAATTCTTCCTCGAGAAGAAGCTATCCTCTTAATTAAAGATGGTATCAAAAAAGCATACGGAAGCAAAGGCGAAAAAGTGCTGCAAAGCAACTACGCGGCTGTGGATAATTCCATTGAAAACCTACATCACATCGAGGTACCCGAAAAAGCTACCTCCGATATTGAAATGCGACCTGCGGTTCCTAAAGAAGCGCCGGAATACGTACAGAAAGTAATTGGAGAAATTATTGCGGGTAACGGTGATGATCTGCCCTCAAGTGTATTCGAGCCGGATGGGACCTTCCCTACCGGAACTACAAAATGGGAAAAGCGAAATATTGCCCAGGAAATTCCCGTACTGGATCCGGACATCTGTATTCAATGTGGCAAATGTGCCCTGGTCTGTCCGCATGCCGTTATTAGAATGAAAGCTTTCGATAGTGATCTGCTCGCCGATGCTCCTGAAACATTTAAATCTATGGACGCGAAAGGCCGCGAGTGGCCCGATAATACTAAAGTTAGTATTCAGGTATCCCCCGAGGATTGTACGGGGTGTGAGCTTTGCGTGGAAGTCTGTCCTGTCAAAGATCGCAAGCAGGTTGGCCGCAAAGCGATCAACATGGAGCCCATTCAACCGCTGCTAGAACAGGAAAGCGAAAACTGGGACTTCTTTGTAGATCTCCCGGAATACGACCGATCGGAAATCAAACAGGAAACAGTAAAAGGAGCCCAATTCCTTGAGCCGCTGTTTGAATTCTCAGGTGCGTGTGCAGGCTGTGGTGAAACACCTTACATCAAACTGATTACACAACTTTACGGAGACCGCATGGTCATCGCAAATGCAACGGGGTGTTCCTCTATATATGGCGGAAACCTGCCGGCTACTCCCTACACAACGAATGCTCAGGGACTTGGCCCTGCATGGTCGAACTCCCTCTTTGAGGATAACGCTGAATTCGGTCTCGGCTTCCGACTCACAATAGACAAACAGGAAGCCCAGGCTCGCGAACTGCTGCAATCTCTAAACGGAGATATAGACCCCAAACTGAAGGAAGAACTCCTAAATGCGGATCAATCCACAGAACCGGGCATCTTTGAACAACGTAATAGAATTGCTCTTCTTAAAGATCAGCTCGAAGAATCAGACCAAAAAAATGCTAAGCTACTCCGCAGTATCGCCGATTATCTCGCTAAAAAGAGTGTTTGGATCTTCGGTGGTGATGGCTGGGCTTATGATATTGGTTATGGAGGACTTGATCATGTACTTGCTAGCGGACGGGATGTAAATATCCTGGTGATGGACACAGAAGTGTATTCCAACACTGGAGGTCAGTGTTCCAAAGCCACACCTCTTGGAGCTGTTGCGAAATTTGCCGCTTCTGGAAAGCGAACATCCAAAAAAGATCTCGGTTTGATGTCTGTATCTACCGGAGGAGCCTATGTTGCTAGAATTGCCCTGGGTGCCAATGACAGACAAACGATGAAAGCAATCATGGAAGCCGAAAGCTACCCAGGACCATCCCTAATTATCGCATATAGCCACTGTATAGCCCACGGTTATGACATGAAATATGGTCTTAATCAGCAGAAGTTAGCCGTTGACTCCGGTTACTGGCCACTTTTCCGTTTTGATCCACGGAAACTGGATGAAGGTGGAAATCCATTCCAGCTAGACTCTAAAGCACCTAAAATTCAATTGGAAGAGTACGCATACAATGAAATGCGATATCTGATGCTGGCTAAATCAAGACCTAAAATTGCTAAAGAACTAATGAAGCAAGCTCAAAAAGAAGTAAACGAGCAGTGGAATGTATACGAAAAGATGGTTTCAGTATATGAACAGAATGGCGAAGCGAAAAAAGAACATAAATAG
- a CDS encoding RrF2 family transcriptional regulator, with protein sequence MFSASCHYGLQAMFYIALHSTEKNNVDLSEIAAEQSIPKHFLSKILQLLVKHKLLVSRKGPNGGYNLNRPADEISLLQIVEAIDGLDIFDQCGIGFRKCNPEKPCPIHNDYKKIRDRVYKLFEEKTLVTLNEEIKNGESMGEIVKPSEK encoded by the coding sequence ATGTTTTCAGCGTCTTGCCACTACGGCCTGCAAGCCATGTTTTATATTGCTTTGCATTCAACAGAGAAAAATAATGTTGATCTCAGTGAAATTGCTGCGGAACAGAGCATTCCTAAACATTTTCTTAGTAAGATATTGCAGCTTTTGGTAAAACATAAACTACTGGTATCAAGAAAAGGACCTAATGGAGGCTATAACTTGAACAGACCGGCAGATGAAATATCACTGCTGCAAATAGTTGAAGCCATTGACGGTCTCGACATTTTTGACCAGTGCGGAATTGGATTTAGAAAATGCAATCCGGAAAAACCATGCCCCATCCATAACGACTATAAAAAAATTCGCGACCGCGTGTACAAACTCTTTGAAGAGAAAACCCTGGTTACGCTAAACGAAGAAATAAAAAATGGAGAAAGCATGGGAGAAATTGTAAAACCATCTGAAAAATAA
- the sqr gene encoding type III sulfide quinone reductase, selenoprotein subtype, which yields MKRLVILGGGTAGTMMANKLRKALSKKDWNITLVDKEPVHYYQPGFLFIPFGAYSEDDVVKPKRNFFPKGVEVVFAEIDRIEPEQNKVLLKGDKEIAYDYLIVATGTDIRPDEVEGMTGPLWHKSIFDFYTLEGSTALAEFLDDWEGGRLVLNIAEMPIKCPVAPLEFLFLADDYFKKKGIRDKVDITLATPLPGAFTKPVASSILGDSLRKRNINVEADFAIGEVNNEEKKIVSWDEREIPFDLLVTIPTNMGSEAIKRSGMGDEFNYIPTDKHTLQSKNWDNIFVIGDATDLPASKAGSVAHFEGDILFENFMDVINGGEPSASFDGHANCFIESGDGKGFLIDFNYDTEPLPGKFPLPGIGPFSLLEETAINHWGKLIFKWIYWNALVKGRELPIDSHMSMTGKKKPKELINQ from the coding sequence ATGAAGCGGTTAGTAATACTGGGCGGTGGAACAGCCGGAACAATGATGGCGAATAAATTGCGTAAAGCTCTTTCGAAAAAGGACTGGAATATTACTCTTGTAGACAAAGAACCAGTACACTATTATCAGCCGGGATTTCTTTTTATACCCTTTGGTGCTTACAGTGAAGATGATGTTGTTAAGCCAAAGAGAAACTTCTTTCCAAAAGGGGTAGAGGTAGTATTTGCGGAAATCGACAGAATTGAGCCCGAACAAAACAAGGTTCTACTGAAAGGCGATAAAGAAATAGCGTATGATTATCTGATCGTTGCTACGGGCACGGATATTCGTCCAGATGAGGTGGAAGGGATGACCGGACCATTATGGCATAAATCCATATTTGATTTTTACACGCTTGAAGGATCGACTGCATTAGCGGAGTTTCTTGATGACTGGGAGGGAGGTAGGCTTGTACTCAACATAGCTGAAATGCCTATCAAATGTCCAGTTGCGCCATTGGAGTTTCTGTTTCTGGCAGATGATTACTTCAAGAAAAAGGGAATACGTGATAAAGTTGATATTACCTTGGCAACACCTTTGCCAGGTGCTTTTACCAAACCTGTGGCATCCTCCATTCTCGGAGATTCCCTGAGGAAAAGAAATATAAATGTGGAGGCAGATTTTGCCATCGGTGAGGTCAATAACGAAGAAAAGAAAATAGTTTCTTGGGACGAGCGAGAAATCCCCTTTGATCTTTTGGTTACGATACCGACAAATATGGGGTCCGAAGCTATTAAGCGTAGTGGAATGGGTGATGAGTTTAATTACATCCCAACAGATAAGCATACGCTGCAATCCAAGAATTGGGACAATATCTTCGTAATCGGTGATGCTACAGACCTTCCGGCATCCAAGGCAGGTTCAGTTGCCCACTTTGAGGGAGATATTTTGTTTGAAAACTTCATGGATGTAATCAATGGGGGAGAGCCGTCTGCAAGCTTTGATGGGCATGCCAACTGCTTTATTGAATCGGGAGATGGTAAAGGATTTCTAATTGATTTTAATTACGATACAGAACCCCTTCCCGGAAAGTTTCCTCTTCCAGGTATTGGACCATTTTCCTTGTTAGAAGAGACAGCAATCAACCATTGGGGAAAGTTAATATTCAAATGGATTTACTGGAATGCCCTAGTCAAAGGCAGAGAACTCCCTATTGATTCTCATATGTCGATGACTGGAAAGAAAAAACCCAAAGAACTTATCAATCAATAA
- a CDS encoding RrF2 family transcriptional regulator, producing MFSTSCDYGLQAMLFLALHYHEEENIDLTTISKKLDIPKHFLSKVLQLLVKHKLLVSMKGPTGGFRLNRTPSDITLIEIIEAIDGLDIFNECGIGFKKCNDDNPCPIHNEYKEVRNNVQDLFETKTLKELTEDVKRGESIVSLGHKISSS from the coding sequence ATGTTCTCAACCTCTTGTGATTATGGATTGCAAGCAATGCTGTTTTTGGCATTGCATTATCATGAAGAAGAAAATATTGATCTAACAACCATTTCAAAGAAGCTAGATATACCCAAACACTTCCTCAGCAAAGTCCTTCAGTTGCTTGTTAAACATAAACTACTAGTATCTATGAAAGGGCCTACTGGTGGCTTTCGCCTTAATCGTACCCCCTCAGACATCACTCTTATTGAAATTATTGAAGCAATCGATGGACTAGATATTTTTAATGAATGTGGGATTGGGTTTAAGAAATGTAACGATGATAATCCTTGCCCTATTCATAACGAATATAAAGAGGTAAGAAACAATGTTCAGGATCTCTTTGAAACCAAAACACTGAAGGAACTCACGGAAGACGTAAAAAGAGGTGAAAGCATAGTTTCTCTCGGACATAAAATCAGTTCCTCCTAA
- a CDS encoding 4Fe-4S dicluster domain-containing protein: MALLITDNCINCGYCLVECPNQAIYEPDTKWNLAEGTNLRGKVKLGNGQKIDTETFHSPLSREFYFIVPDKCSECKGAYDVPQCVVVCPNPDSFCEVKNNEKIIDLLQKQFYINPDVTE; the protein is encoded by the coding sequence ATGGCCTTACTAATAACTGATAACTGTATCAATTGTGGGTACTGCTTAGTAGAATGCCCTAACCAGGCAATTTATGAACCTGATACAAAATGGAACTTAGCTGAGGGTACTAATTTAAGAGGAAAGGTGAAGCTTGGAAACGGACAAAAAATCGATACCGAGACATTCCATTCCCCACTTTCGAGGGAGTTTTATTTTATAGTACCAGACAAATGTTCGGAATGTAAAGGCGCATATGATGTGCCACAATGTGTGGTAGTGTGTCCCAATCCAGATAGCTTTTGTGAAGTAAAAAACAATGAAAAAATTATCGATCTGCTACAAAAGCAGTTTTATATAAATCCTGACGTAACCGAGTGA
- a CDS encoding TusE/DsrC/DsvC family sulfur relay protein: MSVATVANQTIEIDQEGFMQDHTQWNKEIARELAMQEGIGELTDRHWIVIEFMRKEYEEKGDGPSIRKLTKESGVPTKELYKLFPKGPAKKAAKIAGIPKPTGCI, from the coding sequence ATGTCTGTTGCAACTGTAGCTAACCAAACGATCGAAATTGACCAAGAAGGATTCATGCAAGATCACACTCAGTGGAATAAAGAGATCGCCCGAGAACTGGCGATGCAAGAAGGGATCGGGGAATTAACTGATCGACACTGGATCGTTATTGAATTCATGAGAAAAGAATATGAGGAGAAGGGGGATGGACCTTCAATTCGAAAACTGACGAAAGAAAGCGGAGTACCTACTAAGGAACTGTATAAACTGTTTCCAAAAGGACCGGCTAAAAAAGCTGCTAAAATTGCAGGAATCCCGAAACCGACCGGATGTATCTAA
- a CDS encoding dihydroorotate dehydrogenase-like protein, translating to MNLETEYLGLKLKNPLVPSASPLSNDVDAVKKMEDSGAAAVVMYSLFEEQINQENQALDHVLTKSSEGHAEALSYFPDPGVYHNLHAEDYLEHIQQLKDAVNIPIVASLNGVSEGGWMSYAQKMEQAGADALELNIYYVATNPLLNSAEVEQKYIDDIKTVKQNIEIPVAVKLSPYFSSFANMAVRLEEAGADGLVLFNRFYQPDIDLETLEVLPSLELSSSFEKRIPLRWIAILRSHISGSLAATTGIHTAEDVIKMLLAGADVTMMASILLKEGIDTLENILKGLIEFMEEKEYESISQMKGAMSSASVAEPAAFERANYIKTLQGFNIDDI from the coding sequence ATGAACCTAGAAACTGAATATCTTGGACTTAAATTAAAAAACCCCTTGGTGCCTTCCGCATCTCCCCTTTCAAATGACGTTGATGCGGTAAAAAAAATGGAAGACTCAGGTGCTGCCGCTGTAGTGATGTATTCCCTTTTCGAAGAACAAATAAATCAGGAAAATCAGGCGCTGGATCATGTTTTAACCAAGTCCAGCGAAGGCCACGCTGAGGCTCTCAGCTATTTTCCCGACCCCGGTGTTTACCATAATTTGCATGCTGAAGACTACCTGGAACACATACAGCAGTTAAAAGATGCAGTCAATATTCCAATAGTTGCAAGCCTGAACGGAGTATCAGAAGGCGGCTGGATGTCATACGCCCAAAAAATGGAGCAGGCCGGAGCTGATGCACTAGAACTTAATATTTACTATGTAGCAACTAATCCGTTACTCAATTCTGCAGAAGTTGAGCAAAAATATATAGACGATATTAAGACCGTAAAACAGAATATTGAAATCCCGGTAGCAGTAAAACTGTCTCCATACTTTAGCTCTTTTGCTAACATGGCTGTTCGCCTTGAAGAAGCGGGAGCTGACGGTCTAGTCTTGTTCAACCGATTCTATCAACCCGATATTGATTTAGAAACCTTGGAAGTACTTCCTAGCCTAGAACTAAGTAGTAGTTTTGAAAAAAGAATTCCCCTTCGATGGATTGCTATTCTTCGCTCCCATATCTCAGGTAGTTTGGCAGCTACAACAGGAATCCATACTGCAGAAGATGTCATTAAAATGTTGCTTGCTGGTGCGGACGTCACTATGATGGCTTCGATATTGCTAAAGGAAGGAATCGATACACTTGAAAATATACTGAAAGGATTAATTGAATTCATGGAGGAAAAAGAGTACGAATCAATATCTCAAATGAAAGGAGCAATGAGTTCTGCTTCAGTCGCCGAACCTGCAGCCTTTGAAAGAGCCAATTATATAAAAACCCTGCAGGGGTTTAATATTGATGACATTTAA